A segment of the Lolium perenne isolate Kyuss_39 chromosome 3, Kyuss_2.0, whole genome shotgun sequence genome:
TCCACAGCGGGCTGCGATCGCCTTTCTTTCCCTTGATGCTTATTCTGGGTACAACCAAATCAAACTGAAGGAGGAAGACCAAGAGTTAACGACGTTCATTACACCACATGGTGTCtattgttacaacgtcatgactttcGGGTTAAAAAATGTAGGAGCAACCTATCAACGGTGTATGCAAGCCTGTCTCGGGGAACAGATCGGCAGAAATATCAAAGTCTACATTGACGACATCGTCGTCAAGACCAAGAATGCCTCTACTCTCATCGACGACCTCCGTGAAATGTTTGACAACCTCGACCATTACaaaatcaagctgaacccgaagaaATGCTTCTTCTGGGTGCCTGGAagccaagtactcgggtactttatATCTGCTCGTGGGATCGAGGCCAATCCCCTCAAGATTAAGGCCGTCCTCGATATGGAACCGCCAAAAAACTTGCAGCAGGTGCAACAATTAGCAGGATGGGTGGCAGCTCTTAACAGATTCATCGCCAAGTTGGAGAAAAAACATTGCCCTTCTATCAACTAAAGAAGAAATCAGAAAAATTCGAGTGTACCTCAGAAGCACATGACGCCTTTGATAACCTCATGAAAGTTCTTTCGACTTCCCCGGTTCTCGTCACCCCACACGACAGGGAACCAATGCTACTCTACATCGCCGCCACAAGTCAGGTGGTCAGCACCGTACTAGTAGTCCAACGGAGTAAATTACATAAAACTGCCACATTTGAGGCGCATTTGACAGGTTAGTACCAACACTGGTAATTTTCCCACATAAATACCACTCATGGGGCAGCTCGTTACCGATTGCGCAGATAGTCCTCTGATAGCGTTTTAACACTGGAGGGCCCACTATCAGGTGCTGACTCGGACAAACGGCCGTCGCGAGCTGTTAACGCGCGTTAGGGTTTAGACCTGGGCGTGCGACCGGTCAGAACCAGTCATTCAGTTCTTCCCCTCACTCGGCCGCTctcgcgccgccgcgccgccgcgtcGCTGCATCTCCGCGACACCGCGTCACCATGCCATCGTGGGATGATGGAGAGAGCAGCGACGACAGCCTGCTGTCGGAGTTCGCTAATGGCCACGACCCTAGTCCTCGTCCGCCGGTAAGTGCAGGGTTAGGGTTTCAGTTGTCCGATTTGGGTTTTTGTTCAGAGGAGCTTCGATTCATTGACGGTTTGTAACATTTTGCTTCCTATGCCCTTGTTTAGATCCCAGCAACCACCCTAGAGCCAAACTACACTGGTTATGATGACTCCGATTTTAGGTGCAAACATGACATGCCCATGTACAGATATGTTTGCTTCGAAGGAGAAAACACTGGGAGAAAATTCCTGGGATGTGGATGCAAGGTAGGTTAATTGATCTTTAGCTAGTGCTTACTGGTACTTGACATTGGTCCTTCACACTGCCTTTGCTTAGTGATATTAGTTGTACATATTTAGCTAGTGCTTTACAAAttttgtatcaatgttttggatgATGCAATGTGTGAGAAGATTCATTGGGTAGGTGGTCCATGGCCAGTTGAATTGAGGCAAGCTTTGTGCAAGCTTTGGCTGCAGTATGAGCATGAGAGGGACTCAAGAATCCATGGCAATGTGGAGTATGCAACTAAGAATTaccatttggttttggcaaagagGGATTTAGAGAAGAGGAATTTGGAGCTGCATAAACAGCTGGGCAATGCTTTGGAGTATGTTGTAGAGGTTACCACTGATGACTTGGAGCTTGAAACAGCAAAGAGGCAGAAGGTAGAAAGGAAGAAAATGGAGTGCTCTATTACTACTTTGCTTGAAGAAAAGAAGAATCTGGAGTGCCATGTTGCTAGATTGAATGAAGAGAATAAGAAGCTGGAAGGCTCTGTTGCCACTGTGATGGATGAAAAGAGGAAGGTAGAGTTCTATGTGGCAGATCTTCTGAAGCTTGCCCATGACCATAGAgccaagatcaagaagattgctgagCTCTGTGAAGAATGAATTGTTATCATGTAATAAATTGCCTCTATGTAATGGATCTATATGTGTTGTACTAGCCTTTCTGTTGCCTATGTCAGTGAACCATAATGTCAGTGGTGTACTAGCCTTTCTGTTGCCTCTATGTAATGGATCTAAATAATTACTTGGTCTGTATGGATCTATGTCTTGTGTAATGGATCAAAATTGATGTCAGTGATCTATATTTGTGTGCAGTTTGGTTGTATCTGTTATAATTGTTGTATCTGATAAGTCTGTGCACTTTTGTTGATTGAAAAGCAGTTCGGTTGTATCTGATAATTGTTTGGTTGTATCTGATAATTGTTGTATCTGGTAAGCACGGCGGTGCCACCCATTTATGGTCGCTGGAGCCAGGTCCTTGATGGTGGTGCCGCCCATTTATGGTCGCCGGAGGCACTAAATGGAGGCAGCAAATTGGACATAATATTGACAGCAATTCAGGAATTCAGAAGGAAATGCACCAGCTACTATATAACACAAAAGCAAATGCACCAGTTAATATATAGAAGGAAATGGACATAGTATTTGGCAGGAAATGCACAAGGCATAGTCATAAATAATATTTGTACCAGTTACTACATAACACATGACAGAAGCAACAAACATATTCCAAAAGAAACAACCATAACCGGTACTACATGTCCAAAAGCAACAACCATAACCAGTACTACATGCCCAGAAGCAACAACCATAACCATTAGTACATGTCCAGAAGCAACAACCATAACCATTACAGTACATCTAGATGGGCAAAAGAAACCAGGAATCACAAGCTAAATCAGTTGGAAGGACCTCCTTCCTGCTCATCCTCTTCAGCAGAGTAACCATAGTTGGGATAGGAGCATGTCCTTATCTTCTTGTATGCTGGATAACCTGCTTCATACTCAGACTCTGTAGGAGCCCTTCTACCCGCTGCTGCAGCAGTTCTTGGAGGAGAAAAAGCAGTTCTTGGACCTGGTGTAGGAACAGGAGTAGCAGTCCTTGGTGTAGCATATGATGCCTAGCTTGCAGCACTTGGAGGAGCCCTTGTGGCATTAGGAGCACTTGGTGGAGCCCTTGTGGTAGTAGGAGCACTTGGTGGAGCCCTTGTGGCAGTAGGAGCACTTGGTGGAGCACTTGGAGCAGTAGGAGCCCTTGGAGGAGCACTTGGTGCAGTAGGAGCCCTTGGAGGAGCACTTGGTGGAGCACTTGGAGCAGTAGGAGCACTTGGAGGAGCTGTTGGAGCAGTAGAAGAGCTTGTAGGAGGAGCATCCTCACCTCTGTTAGGCTGTTGTTACACAAAATGCAGGTTACTAAATAAAGATTGCAAATTTCAGTCAACAATGGAAGTGACAATGTACTTACCACATGTTTGTTCTTTCTATTAAGAAGATCTGGCCTCAGCTGCTGGGTGCAGCTTGTGTACTTATGTCCCTGTAGTTTACAGTTGGAGCAGGTAATTGTCCCCATCCTTGAAGTACTTTTAGGCTTTGGCATCTCAAACTTGCCCTTTCTTCTCTTCTCTTGCTTTCTTCCTTTGTTGATCTTGAAGTAAGGAGGTACAATGTCTGGAGTGTCAGTCTTTGTCCTATCATGTTGCCCAGGCACTAGATATATCATAGGCTTGTATGCTTCAACATACATTGGTTTCTTGAAAAAATGGCTCACATAATCCTCTGGTTTTTGCTTGGCCTTGATTATAGCACTGCAAGCATGATTGCAAGGCAGCCCTGTGACATCCCATCTCCTGCATCCACATGTTCTAGCCTCCAAGTTGACAGCATGTGTCTGATCACCTTTCCCATTTGTCACTTCCCACAGATTTGTGCCTGCAATCCTTGGGGTGCATGCTCTGGAGTACTTCTTGGCCAGCTATAGCTGCTCAGTGAAGTGAGGAGTTATTACCCAGCCAGCTCTACCAACACCAACCCTCTTCTCATGATTCCAGTCATCAATTTGTTTTTATGCCAATAAGCATTGTTCTTATTGGTTTCTTCCTTACATCCAAGATGTATCTGTTAAAGACCTCACTGATGTTGTTAACAACCAGGTCTATCTTGCAATTGGTGTCAAATGCATGCCTAGCCCAAGTGTGAGGAGGGATTTGACTCAGCCATTTCCATGCTTCTTCACTCTCAGCCTTCAAAGTTTCCATTGCAACCTCAAACGGTTTCACATGGTAGGCATGGCTGGCTGCATCCATGCATTTTTTCAAATCTTCACCTCTGAACCCAGCTGTTTGGAAATTTGCATAAATGTGTCGCAAACAATTTCTTTGATGTGCATTAGGAAAGACTTGGGTCACTGCTTTCAGAAGTCCCTGTACATTTAAAGACATTAGCATTTGTGTCGACGATGTCGTAAACTCTAAGTGTCTTAGAGTTTACGACATCTTAGAGTTTACGACATCGTCGACACAAATGCTTCCCTAAGCTAAATGGTAATGTCTTAGAGTTTACGACATCGTCGGCACAAATGGTATCCTAAGTCATTAGCTTAGGGTATCATTTGTGTCGACGATGTCATAAACTCTAAGTCACTACCATTTAACTTAGGATATCATTAGTGTCGACGATGTCGTAAACTCGAAGTCACTACCATTTAACTTAGGATATCATTCGTGTCGACGATATCGTAAACTCTAAGTCACTACCATTTAGCCTAGGGTATCATTTGTGTCGACGATGTCGTAAAATCTAAGTCACTACCATTTAGCATAGCATAGGATAGTTAGGTAATAGGAAATAGACAAGAGCTAGGTACACACCTTCTGTCTGTCAGACATAATTGTGTAATTCCCAAACTCCCCTTGGTCTCCACCTAAAGCATACTTGAGCTGAGTCAAAAACCAGCACCAATTTGTTGTGTCCTCTTTTGGAACTACTGCAAAGGCAATAGGGAACATGTTGTTATTCCCATCTCTACCTGTTGCTGCCAAAATTTGTGCTCCAGTGCATAGTTTGATGAAGCAACCATCCAAACCTGCATTGCAAACCTATGTTTAGAAACTGAAACTTATTGTAATGCTGACACACAATGTAGATACTCAAACAAATTGTAGTCATTACCTACGAATGGTCTGCAGCCTTTTAGAAATCCCTCTCTGGCTCCATTAATACAGAAGAATAGACCATGAAAAGTAGGGCCTGGGTGGGGATTCTCTTCAGAAGGAGGAGGAGTGACTGTTTGGACAATAACCCTGCTGCCAGGGTTTGTATCAATGACTGTTTGTGCCCAATCTCTAAGTCTGAAGTACTGCTCTCTGTGGTCACCTAAGACAGCATCAAGAGCATGATTTTTAGCCCTGTATGCCATCATCCTAGGCACATCAACACCATGGTGAAGCTTAGCACTATCAATCAATGTCTGGATGCATGTATTAGGATCTGATCTGAAGAGACCCTCATACTTTTTAGCTAGCCATCTTGCACTGACCCTTGTACTGTCAGTGCTAGTCTCACATGTGTGCACAAGGTTCATCTTCCTAATGACAAATGTCTTCTCTCCTTTTATTTCTGGTGCAGTGATGTAGAATTTACACCCTATGTCGTCTCTCTTTAGGCAGTCCACAAGAATTCTAACATTGGAGTTTCTATGATAGTGGAAATTCCTACTTTGTGCTATATGCAAATTAATCAATGCATCACTGAACTGCTCAACATCTGTAAAGCACATGTGCATAGCAAGTTTCTCATGTGCTTGCAGCCTTTTGTCATCATACCAGATCCTTAATGGCCATTTCTTTGCTCTACTCTTTCTGCCTTTAGGTGGGATCATTTACAAAGGTTCAAACCCATCATCATCATTCTCTGGTAGAAAACCAGGGcatttctcttcatcatcagatgGTATCTAGCCAATTCCATCATCAATAACAGAAGCTGAATGGGACCTGTTAGTGTATCCTTTCCTCTTAACAAGCTGCTTTGATTTCTTCTCTGGCACATGCACAGGTTCAGcttcttcttcaacatcttcttcAACAAACAGATCTTCAATATCTGTATCCCCTTCACAATGTGTCAGTGGATCCTCTCTCTGCTTTCTCATTGCCTCCACAATTTCAGCAACTTCAGCCTGCTCCTCACTCCTAACTTGTGCAGAATTAGCAAAGTCTCCCATGTCATAATCATACTCTGCATCATCATCACTCTTTGACAGTGCTATAGAATTCTCCAAATTCTGGCTGGGTTGGCTCAAAGCAACTGGATTATTACTAGCAACTTGGCTAGTAAATACCTGACCATCATCATTCATGGAATACACAGGAAGAGGACTGAAATCATACACAATTGGAGCTGAATAATTAATAAGGCATGATGAATTATCCCCTGCTATGCTACCTTGTTCACCACTTTAATTTTCCTTAGACACTACATCTCTGCCCCTCTTGACAGTCAAGTCTAACACTTGTGTGTCATCGAAATGCAGTAACAGTTCATAGATTTTTTTATTGTTCTCAACCAAATGCATTTCCTCACCCATTCTGCAGTACACTGAATCACCAAATCGATAGCCTCGGGTTTCAATCATTGCAATGATATTCATGTAAGTAATATCATCACGGCCAATTGACCTCTCGAGATTATCCATTCCATAAAAATGAATCCTGATGTCCCAGACTTCAGGGTCCAAACTACAGAGTAAATTAAACAAGCCTATTCAGTTCAAATCGATAAGCCCTAGCCCTAATTCCGTGAGAATTTTTGCCCTACGGGTTACTAATCGAGAGAGGCGATGGAGAAAGAGGAGAAGTACTTACTCAACTCCGCCTAGGCCGCTTGTCCACCGCGCACTCGTCTCCGGGTTCTCCACCCACATCTCGGTGAGCCTCTACACCACCGACGATGGCCGCCTCGGCCACAGCTCATCCAAGCCATCGTCGAAGATGGCGGCCTCTCCTTCTCCAGCACTAGCACTACCTCTAGAGTTCCCTCCACCACCagtgccgccaccaccgccaccatgtgCCGGACTCGCCGCCTCCATCTCCGACAGCTCGAGGAAGAACTAGGGGGAAATGAAAGAGGAAAAGAAAACGGGTTCCGACCGGTCGCACGCCCAGGTCTAAACCCTAACGCGCGTTAACGGCTCGCGATGGCCATTTGTCCGAGTTAGCACCTGACAGTGGGCCCTCCAGTGTTAAAACACTATCAGAGGACTATCTGCGCAATCGGTAACGAGCTACCCCATGAGTGGTATTTATGTGGGAAAATTACCATTGTTGGTACTAGCCTGTGACTGTTACCCCAAATGTGGTAGTTTTATGTAATTTACTGAGTCGAacgggaagaagaagggaaagtcCACGGTGTACAACATCCCgtctactacctcagtgaagtactcacgccagctaaacagcggtacccacattatcagaagctggcatatgccGTATGGATGACAGCACGAAAGCTGCGGCACTATTTCGCGGAACACCCAATTATCGTCGTCACCGAGGCCCCACTAAAGAACATACTCACCAATCGGGATGCTACAGGGCGAGTATCTCAGTGGTCATCGAGTTGGCACTGTACGATTTCTTCGTTGATTGGATTCAGTCACAAACACCGGCTGCTCCTGACACATCGGGTTCCTGGACTATGTATTTTGATGGATCAAAGCGGAGTATGGGCGCTAGTGCTGGGGTAGTCCTCATATCACCTCACGGCGATAAGACGAAGTATGTACTAAGGATGAATTTCCCGCTACCAacaaacaatgaagcagagtTTGAAGCATTGTTGCACGGCATGCGTATGGCCAAGGCCTGTGGCACCACACGCTTGGAAATTTATGGAGACTCAAACCTCGTTGTCCAGCAGTCGATGAATCTGTGTGACACAGTCAGCGACAATATGATTGCTTATTGAGAGCTGTACCGGTCGATGGAAGGGAAATTTGAAGGTTGCGAACTAAAACATATTGGCAGAGCAAGTAATGAAGAGGCCTATACTTTAGCAAACATCGGTTCCACATGTGCTGTGATTCTGGACGGAGTTTTCTGCGAAGTGATCAATCAGCTATCTATCAAGGTCAAAACCTCGGCACCCCCCACACAGTCGGCTACCGACTCAGGGACTCCGCCTCAAGCAACCGATACAAACACTGTTATTGGCCCAAGCCAGCAAGTTTTGCTCCTCGAGCCTGTTTGGACTCATCCTTTCCTTGCATATTTACTTCGGCAGGAACTGCTTGACGACCCGGTAGAAGCACGGCGTATCGTGCGCCGTTCTAAGGCATACACGGTGTAGCAGGCAAACTCTACAAATGAAGTATATctggtatattccaatgatgcatCGCGCTCGAAGATGGAAAAGCCTTGCTACGAGAAATACATGAGGGAatgtgtggtcaccacgcgagcagccgagcGCTTGTCGCCAAAGCTTTTAGAgctgggttttattggccaaTGGCAGCAGCAGACGCTAGGGAGCTAGTCATGAAATGTGATCCCTGCCAACGCTTTGCGCCAAAACCACATGCCCAAGCCACAGACCTGATGACAATACCTCTCGCGTGGCCCTTCGcgcaatggggactcgaccaagtcgGACCAATGCCAAAATCTTCACCAGGAGGACATACTTATCTATTGGTCGCAGTTGACAACTTCACCAAATGGATAGAGGCTATACCAGTAACCAACCAAATAGCTGCAACAGCTGCCAAATTCTTCCATGGCATCACTTTTCGCTTCGGCGTACCGCACAGCATCATAACGGACAATGGAAGCAACTTTGCCTCTGATGAGTTTCATCAATTTTGCGAAAGGCTTGGCATCAAACTCAGCTTCGCTCCAGTGGCACATCCTCAAAGCAATGGTCAGGTGGAAAAGATTAACGGTCCAATTTGTGATGGCATAAAAAAGCATCTCACAAAGGTAGCTGGCGCGTGGGTCGAAGAATTACCATCGGTACTATGGAGCCTACGCACCACACCAAATAGATCAACGCAACACACCCCCTTCTTTCtggtacatggagccgaagcTGTTTTGCCTACCGATGTCCGGATTGAGGCGCCTCAGGTTGTTACGTACAATGAGAGCGACTCTATTCAAGCACTCCAAGATGCCGTGGATCTCGTAGATGAAGCTCGAGACatcgctttggcaagaacagttgTATATCAGCAGGCGATACGAAACTATCACAGCCGAAGGGTACGCAATCGAAGTTTCAACGTCGGAGACCTAATATTACGGCTGAAACAAAAAGGACATCTAATGCTAGAATCTCCCTAGGaaggaccttacatcgtcacTGAAGTCTTTCCAGGAGGCGCCTACCGCATCAAGAATACTACAACTGGACTGGTCGAAAGCAACCCATGGAACGTTGCACAATTGCGACGATTCTATGTTTAGGACATTTTTGCCTCCCTTTTTATTCAAATAAGGCTTCTTAGCCATACTCGAGACAATGTATACCTCAGTTGCATATTATTCATGAAAGTACTACTTCGTTCATGCAACTATTATCTCGCCTAATACAGACGCACCAGATTATTATTCGGGAGCTCATTACCAGTCTTCGATTTCTGcgttaactcccatcgggagcgtttgaAACCAAGAGAAACATCGTATAAGCAATAACTACCTCAAACTTTTTATACTATCAATGAAGTAAGCATACTAGATAATATACTTCGGGGCTACAGCCGATAGTTTTTTGTCCCACGATTTCATCAAAGCCTCATGGAACATGCGAGTGCTGCAATTGATTAAAATCTATGGACTACAATCAAAATACGAGCGATTTCATCAAAGCCCCATGGAACATGCGAGTGCTGCAATTGATGAAAATCTATGGACTACAATCAAAATATGAACGATATCATCAAAGCCTTATGGAACATGCGAGTGTTGCGACTGATGAAAATCTATAGAAAAACAAATGTTTTCACAAAGCCTCATGGAACATGCGAGTGCTGCAATTGATGgaaattacacaaaaataaaaggCCACGCCAGTACATCGTTCTTACGGTACTTGAGCTACGAAGCCAGTCGACCGCATAGTTCCCTCGTTGACACGGGGGCTGCTGCCGATACAAAATACACACGGCTCCGCAAAAACATATTGCGATTTCTAAGGGGTCATCGAGAGCGCAACATGAATtgatcactcataaagttgccatCGACATCATACAAACTAAAAATATCGTTCTATGCCAAAAATCATTTTTTAAGATACTCGAGCCACGAATTTAACTGCACTCGATGTTATAAAAAGAACATCATCGGTATAGTTTGATGTTATAAAAGAACATCATCAATACACGGTGTTATAAAAAGAACATCGTCTTCAATTACAAAGTACAATTTGACTGACAAAGGTCAAAGGCATCAATATAATTACAAAATAAACATTGCATGGTCTTCATGCTCCTTGGTCAGTTCGGGTCCGCAAATCTGCTTCGGTACCTGCCTCCATTCTGGCAACCATAATCGAAGCAGGGCGCCTTACGACTGGATAATACTGGTGAAGCTCCACGTCGGCTTTAGCAATTGATTCTAAATCAAGTGTCGGATAAGGAGCTAGCACGAAAGCAAGTGCAGGTTCAGCTCTGGCCAAAAGTTCCTTGCGTATTAGAGCCTGAACTCTGATAGGATTCTTGAATTTTGCCATCAAAGCTAACAAAGTTGAAGGGGttggatcaagaggaaacatggtTTGCCACACCATGGCTAGGTTTGCATGGCATTTATCGAAGAAACCATGCACCTGCTCCACCCGATATTTAAACTTAGCTACAATTGCAGCCTTCGACTTACTAGTCCAAGTTGTGCTCTGTGGGTGCAACAGATCAGTCATGGCTTCGATCTTCTCATGCACTTGTCTATTCTCTTCTAGTACATTCAAAGCAATGACTGTTGACAAAAAAGGAATATCAATCTATAAAAAGGCGAGAACATCAAGAAAACCCAAAGGACAGGAAAATATCGATTACTTACAATTCAGATTTTCAGTGGCCTTCTGCAGCTCGTCCAATGCACATTGCTCGACTTCGGTAGCTAATTCACCCTTGTTTTTCACCACTGCTGCCATGGCATGAATACCAACTAAGTCTTTTTCCATCTGGGATATTTTTCTGCGTAACTATCGCACAACCTCAGAGTCATTGCCAGTCGCAGAGCCTAGGGAACATTCGACATAAGAAACACTCGAAGTCACCTGCAACAAATCATCGGACATGCATATTCAGAAAATCAACAATAGATCATTGATttcaactcccatcgg
Coding sequences within it:
- the LOC127337992 gene encoding uncharacterized protein; protein product: MNLVHTCETSTDSTRVSARWLAKKYEGLFRSDPNTCIQTLIDSAKLHHGVDVPRMMAYRAKNHALDAVLGDHREQYFRLRDWAQTVIDTNPGSRVIVQTVTPPPSEENPHPGPTFHGLFFCINGAREGFLKGCRPFVGLDGCFIKLCTGAQILAATGRDGNNNMFPIAFAVVPKEDTTNWCWFLTQLKYALGGDQGEFGNYTIMSDRQKLAKKYSRACTPRIAGTNLWEVTNGKGDQTHAVNLEARTCGCRRWDVTGLPCNHACSAIIKAKQKPEDYVSHFFKKPMYVEAYKPMIYLVPGQHDRTKTDTPDIVPPYFKINKGRKQEKRRKGKFEMPKPKSTSRMGTITCSNCKLQGHKYTSCTQQLRPDLLNRKNKHVLFYCSNSSSKCSYCSKCSTKCSSKGSYCTKCSSKGSYCSKCSTKCSYCHKGSTKCSYYHKGSTKCS